CATCTTTTGACTGACACAGTGTTATTGGAAACCCTTCGATATGCGCCACCGGAAGAGAAAATGATTGTTTTGGAACGACAACACTATTATCTAATTTTGCCTTGAACAATTCACAAAGTAATTGGAGTTCCCGCTTGTTTCAAGTTTGTTCAATTTATTCAAACCTTTAACTTATAATACAAACACGTTTCCCTGTACTTTATGTTTTATtgcatctttttctttctcactaATCATTTCTGGTTTGACTAAGTTCTAAGTTCATGATGGAGTTACCTACCAATGAGTTATAGCTCAATTGGTACTTCCTCCTCCCATAATAATaagatggagggtgaggtcttgagttcaagacccattgggtgcatgtgtaacttacaattaaaaaaaaaaaaaaatcatgattgagTTACcttctttaatttatatatgCATGATCCCCTGCTttaagataatattatttaaatttagtttCTCACAAACAGTTTCTTGCAATTATCATGACCTGTTTTTCTCCTTGTTTCTTTTAGGTTCTCAACCTTCTGGAACAACTAAGAGCCACAAAATTGCCTTAGCCTTTGGTTCAAGCCTAGGTTGTATCTGCCTATTAATTCTTGGGTTTGGTTTCCTTCTTTGGTGGAGGCAGAGACACAACAAGCAAATATTCTTCGATGTTAATggttagtaaaataaatttttcagAAAAATTAGTAAAGCACTTAGAACCAAATGAGTTTGTTCTGATTAATAGACTCTCTCAAATTTCAGAACAACATCATGAAGAACTTTGCCTTggaaacttaaagaaatttcaGTTTAGAGAACTACAAATTGCTACAAACAATTTCAGCAGCAAGAACCTGATTGGAAAGGGCGGCTTCGGTAATGTCTATAAAGGTTATCTTCATGATGGTACACTAGTAGCTGTGAAGAGACTCAAAGATGGAAATGCCATTGGGGGTGAGATCCAATTTCAAACAGAAGTTGAGATGATCAGTCTAGCAGTGCACCGAAATCTCCTCCGTCTTTATGGATTTTGTATGACAAGCACAGAGAGGCTTTTGGTTTACCCTTACATGTCAAATGGGAGTGTTGCTTCCCGTCTCAAAGGTAAGGGGGACTAACCAAGGATTATACTATAGCTACGTCCCTTTGTTTGGGACAATTTGCTGAGCAAGTAGAGCAAGATGTTAACGCGTAATTCAGTTGCAAATTCTGCACTAATATATTAACTTTGTTTCACtatcttcttttcttcattGTAGCAAAACCAGCCTTGGATTGGGGTACAAGGAAAAGAATTGCCTTGGGAGCTGCAAGGGGGTTATTATACTTACATGAGCAGTGTGATCCCAAGATAATTCACAGGGATGTGAAAGCTGCAAATATATTGCTTGACGACTACTGTGAGGCAGTGGTAGGAGATTTTGGACTGGCAAAGCTGTTGGATCACCGTGATTCACATGTGACTACAGCAGTGAGAGGCACCGTGGGGCACATAGCTCCTGAGTATCTCTCAACAGGCCAGTCCTCTGAGAAAACAgatgtttttggttttgggatcCTTCTACTTGAACTAATATCTGGGCTAAGGGCTCTAGAGTTTGGGAAAGCTGCAAACCAAAAAGGAGCCATGCTTGACTGGGTAAGACAAACACATTGTGAACATTACAAGGTCAACTTAAAACTCCATCTGCCTTCGtaaaaaatatatctaattCATGACAGTATAATTGCAGGTGAGGAAAATTCATCAGGAAAAGAAGCTTGATATGCTAGTTGACAAGGACTTGAAAAACAACTATGATCGGATAGAGCTCGAAGAAATGGTTCGAGTAGCTTTGATATGTACTCAATACCTTCCAAGTCACAGGCCAAAGATGTCTGAAGTGGTCCGAATGCTCGAAGGAGATGGGCTTGCTGAGAAATGGGAGGCTTCTCAAAGAGCTGAATCAACCAGGTCCAGAGCCAATGAATTCTCCTCTTCAGAGAGATACTCAGATCTTACTGACGACTCTTCTTTGCTTGCCCAAGCAATGGAGCTCTCTGGACCCAGGTGACAAGGTTGTGAAAATGGAAACGAAGTTAAAATTatgaaaggaaaaatcagtaataCAATCAGATTACAAGAATCTGAGTCCAAAATCCCAGTTGAACTGAGTTTGTTGTATATTAGAATCATTTTGAAGCCCCAAAGATTTGTGTTAATTTATGACTGTACAGACTCTGATTTAAGAAATAGGCGTTTGGGTGAGTGTTACATGTGCTTTGGTTTCTGCTGAGTGAAGAAATTTTTTCAGATAAATGTCATACTAAGAGTCCTGAAGTTGTAAGAATAATCTTCTTGGGATGAGCTTCGTTTGTTTTAATAGCATGTTGAATCGGGAAAGAGATTCATTACTCTGTTAACACTGGAATTGTGATGCTTATTCTTTGTCCTAAAACCAATATCAACTTCCACGATTTGTTTTCAGAACTTCCATAAAATCAAGAAAACATGTACAATATCTCAGTCCTTTACTGCAGAGAATAGACATGTAATTATGTAGGATGCATTCATGGTCCACACTATTCTTTATTGAAATTGATAGTGACAATGACGAGATTGTTCGGTCTAATATTGGATAGCTGGCTGGAAGTGTGAAGGAATTGGCATCTATCATCCTTTAACCTTTTGTTAAAGATAAGATCAGATTCTCAAAAGTGAAACCTAGATTTGGAAAATAGCGAGATGTGGTTCATCCACTAATTGAACACTGTAAGGCATAAAAAATGGTACAAAATGCATcttcaacccaaaaaattcatGAAGGGCATTACACATCAACTCAAATTATTGTCCCCAATTACACTGTGTCACATGAATATTTTGACTGCCTAGTCTTGACTTGATTCAAATTGCagggcttttaatttttatagtcCAAATTAATTACAGAAGATCAAAATGAAGTTGTTCAAGGGTGATATTCCCTTTTACAAAATATTGGGTGGTCCTAGTAATGCACCAACTAAAGGTGGGGATATTGAAGATCCCAGGGCTGCCTAATGGCCAGAGAATAGAAATTCTAAAGAATCTaacaaaagaaacataaataaaGATGTGCGCACTGCACAGTTCCACTTGTTGCAAGATAAGTATGGgcaaaaatatgtataatttatctTCAGAGCTGTTAGATTTAACTTTCTCTTCAACAGCAACAATTATGCAATGTATGGCTGATGATTTAATTGGATCTAAATAatattaacatttttatttcGATGATAAAGTTACACAAATGTAATTGGGAAGCAACTCTGCCAAAGGGATTGAAACAAAAGAGATTGAATGATAAACCAAAGCATTACATGAGAAAACAATGTTTAATTCTGGATGAATAGAATTTCTGCTCTAGGAGAAGCCCGCCGAAACCTCACCAACTCAATCAACATATTCAGTCTTCCCTCTGTAACAAATGAACAAGGTGCGATGCTCATTACCTCAAGCACTGGAGAATTTTCAAGCAAAAACTTGATGAATTCCATCTCATGAGGTACGCCAGACATCTCTGTCATCTTTACAACTTTAAGTCTCCCAAATATGCAATGTGAAGGACATTCTTTCtcccaaaaatccaaatcaGTTGCTTCCATAGCAGTTAGCGTGTTTAAGGAGCTCTAATAGAAATTAATGTATAGAAACATGTTAGtcataataaaaaactattaacaAATGTTTCACAAAACAAATACTGAGACATTCACCAAATAAAGCCTCAACACGTTCAACATAGCTTACCGAGATTTGAAGTTCCTTCAAGTTAGGAGAGTTCGTAATCAAGCGAAGAACAACAAGTATCTCTTTCATATCTTCAAAACTTACTTGatataattcaataatcttcaaattgatatatttaattGGAAGTCTTCCTGGGTCATCACCTACAGTCAAGTACTAGAGACGGGAAATAAGAAATCATTAAGATAGTTTCATATAAAAACTATAAGCGTCCCTGATAATAAATCCAACTCAAAACAAAGTAACAGAAGACACActagacaaataaaaacataacataGTGTTACCTTTGTGAAGTAGATACGCCCAATGAGCCTCTCAAGATGTGGTGCACCACCAAGAAACTTGATAAAATTACAACTGGAACTTTGTTCCATGTGTTCAGCAATGTCCTCAGTCATATACATGGCAACAGACATTGCGATCAGAAGAGGAGTATTTTCGAGACAAATGTCTTTGAATTCACCTTCAAGGCACAAGTATTTGAGATTTGGGGAACGAATATTAAGCGTTAGACTATCAATGTATGATAGTGACAGACTCTCAAGAAGAGGGCAACTAATGATAACACTTTCAATTGCATCAGAGGCAACATAAACTTGGTGAAGCTTAAGGCTCTTCAAAAAAGAGAATCCCTTAAAAGTAGGTGGTGGATCTAGTTCACAACGAGACAGCTCCAAATGGgttaattttttacaattaaaaagaCATGAAGGTACCCTAATCCACTCATTTTCATCCAATTCAAGAACC
This genomic stretch from Quercus lobata isolate SW786 chromosome 3, ValleyOak3.0 Primary Assembly, whole genome shotgun sequence harbors:
- the LOC115981958 gene encoding protein NSP-INTERACTING KINASE 2-like, yielding MEKRAEVILCCVALLCLWSSATGLLSSKGVNYEVQALISIQALLTDPHNVLENWDENAVDPCSWAMITCSPDGFVISLGIPSGNFSGSLSPSISNLTNLQTVLLQNNNISGPIPSELGRLQKLRTLDLSANIFTGQLPSTLSHLKSLQYMRLNNNSLSGPIPSALATMTQLTFLDLSYNNLSGPVPRFQNKTFNVIGNPSICATGRENDCFGTTTLLSNFALNNSQSSQPSGTTKSHKIALAFGSSLGCICLLILGFGFLLWWRQRHNKQIFFDVNEQHHEELCLGNLKKFQFRELQIATNNFSSKNLIGKGGFGNVYKGYLHDGTLVAVKRLKDGNAIGGEIQFQTEVEMISLAVHRNLLRLYGFCMTSTERLLVYPYMSNGSVASRLKAKPALDWGTRKRIALGAARGLLYLHEQCDPKIIHRDVKAANILLDDYCEAVVGDFGLAKLLDHRDSHVTTAVRGTVGHIAPEYLSTGQSSEKTDVFGFGILLLELISGLRALEFGKAANQKGAMLDWVRKIHQEKKLDMLVDKDLKNNYDRIELEEMVRVALICTQYLPSHRPKMSEVVRMLEGDGLAEKWEASQRAESTRSRANEFSSSERYSDLTDDSSLLAQAMELSGPR
- the LOC115981959 gene encoding F-box/FBD/LRR-repeat protein At1g13570 isoform X1 — its product is MGDSPDLDLISDLPQSIIESILTRLPIVEAVRTSILSSKWRYRWATLTHLAFDEKCVTSTNDRTFVENKLINFITRALFLHQGPIHKFQLCTSFLTSCPDIDQWILFLSRKDIKELVLELDENEWIRVPSCLFNCKKLTHLELSRCELDPPPTFKGFSFLKSLKLHQVYVASDAIESVIISCPLLESLSLSYIDSLTLNIRSPNLKYLCLEGEFKDICLENTPLLIAMSVAMYMTEDIAEHMEQSSSCNFIKFLGGAPHLERLIGRIYFTKYLTVGDDPGRLPIKYINLKIIELYQVSFEDMKEILVVLRLITNSPNLKELQISSSLNTLTAMEATDLDFWEKECPSHCIFGRLKVVKMTEMSGVPHEMEFIKFLLENSPVLEVMSIAPCSFVTEGRLNMLIELVRFRRASPRAEILFIQN
- the LOC115981959 gene encoding F-box/FBD/LRR-repeat protein At1g13570 isoform X2, whose translation is MGDSPDLDLISDLPQSIIESILTRLPIVEAVRTSILSSKWRYRWATLTHLAFDEKCVTSTNDRTFVENKLINFITRALFLHQGPIHKFQLCTSFLTSCPDIDQWILFLSRKDIKELVLELDENEWIRVPSCLFNCKKLTHLELSRCELDPPPTFKGFSFLKSLKLHQVYVASDAIESVIISCPLLESLSLSYIDSLTLNIRSPNLKYLCLEGEFKDICLENTPLLIAMSVAMYMTEDIAEHMEQSSSCNFIKFLGGAPHLERLIGRIYFTKVMTQEDFQLNISI